AAAAAGCTAGCTTAAAAGCAGATGATAGAATCGTATCGATTGACGGCAAATCAGTTAACGATTGGGAAGACTTCACAAAGATTATTCAAGATAGTCCAGAAAAAGAATTGAATCTGATGGTAGAATCAGGTGGAAAAACTAGAGAGGTAGATATAACACCTAAAAGTCAAAAATCTGGTAAACAGGAAATTGGCGTTATCGGTATCTTGCCTCCTAAAAAAACTGGGCTAGCAGATAAATTGGTTGGTGGTGTTCAAACGACACTAAGCAGTTCTATGCAGATTTTTAAAGCTCTTAAATCATTATTTACCGGATTCAGTTTGGATAAATTGGGTGGCCCAGTAATGATGTTCCAGATGTCTTCAGAAGCGTCAAAAGCAGGATTAAATACTGTGATATGGTTAATGGCTATGCTATCAGTCAATCTTGGGATCATTAATTTGCTGCCAATCCCAGCCTTGGATGGCGGTAAGATCGTTTTGAATATTTTAGAAGGTCTTAGAGGTAAGCCTTTAAGTCAAGAAAAAGAAGGTCTACTAACACTGATCGGTTTTGGGTTCATTATGTTATTGATGGTGTTGGTGACATGGAATGATATTCAACGTTTTTTCTTTTAAATTACTAATTGTATTTTATAACGAATCACTTGAGGAGATTTAATAATTCGTTTAAACAAAGGAGAGTTCTAATGAAACAATCAAAAATGTTAATCCCAACTTTACGAGAGGTACCAAATGATGCAGAGGTTTTAAGTCATCAAATGTTGTTGAGAGCAGGTTATATTCGCCAAGTCTCAGCAGGGATTTACTCTTATTTACCATTAGCAAATCGAGTACTAGAAAAATTAAAGAAAATCATGCGAGAAGAATTCGATAAGATTGACGCAATTGAAATGTTGATGCCAGCGTTACTTCCTGCAGAATTATGGAAAGAGTCTGGGCGTTATGAAACATATGGGCCAAACCTTTATCGTTTAAAAGACCGCAATGATCGTGATTACATTCTTGGACCAACTCATGAAGAGACCTTTACTGAATTGATTCGTGATGAGGTAAATTCTTATAAACGTCTACCATTGAATTTATACCAAATTCAAACAAAATACCGTGATGAAAAGCGTCCGCGTTTTGGTTTGCTAAGAGGTAGAGAGTTTATTATGAAAGATGGGTATTCTTTCCACGCGGATGAAGAAAGTTTAGATCAATCGTATCGTGATTATGAAAAAGCCTATTCAGCTATTTTTGAACGCTGTGGTCTAGATTTTAGAGCTATCATTGGTGATGGTGGTGCTATGGGTGGGAAAGATTCTAAAGAATTTATGGCAATCTCTGATATTGGTGAAGATACAATTTGTTTCTCAACTGAGGGTGATTATGCTGCAAACTTAGAAATGGCAACTAGCCTATACACACCTAAAAAATCACACGAAACACAATTGGATATTGAAAAAGTAGCAACTCCAGATGTTGGTTCAATCGAACAAGTTGCAGCATTTTTCAATGTTGAGCCACAACGTATCATTAAATCTGTTTTGTTTATGGCTGACGAAGAGCCAGTTTTAGTACTAGTTCGTGGTGATCACGAAGTAAACGACGTGAAGTTGAAAAACTTCTTAGGCGTTGATTTCTTGGAAGAAGCAACGGATGAAGATGCACGTAAGTATTTAGGTGCTGATTTTGGTTCAGTTGGACCAGTCGACTTATCAGAAGATGTGAAATTATTTGCAGATCTTCATGTC
This sequence is a window from Enterococcus sp. 7F3_DIV0205. Protein-coding genes within it:
- a CDS encoding proline--tRNA ligase — translated: MKQSKMLIPTLREVPNDAEVLSHQMLLRAGYIRQVSAGIYSYLPLANRVLEKLKKIMREEFDKIDAIEMLMPALLPAELWKESGRYETYGPNLYRLKDRNDRDYILGPTHEETFTELIRDEVNSYKRLPLNLYQIQTKYRDEKRPRFGLLRGREFIMKDGYSFHADEESLDQSYRDYEKAYSAIFERCGLDFRAIIGDGGAMGGKDSKEFMAISDIGEDTICFSTEGDYAANLEMATSLYTPKKSHETQLDIEKVATPDVGSIEQVAAFFNVEPQRIIKSVLFMADEEPVLVLVRGDHEVNDVKLKNFLGVDFLEEATDEDARKYLGADFGSVGPVDLSEDVKLFADLHVQDLANAITGANETGFHLSNVNPGRDFTPISYEDLRFVQEGDPSPDGNGVLEFTKGIEIGHIFKLGTRYSESMGATVLDENGREKHVIMGCYGIGVSRLLSAIVEQNIDENGINWPAGISPFDLHVVQMNIKDEYQIKLAQEVEEMMSVAGYEVLVDDRNERAGVKFADADLIGCPIRITVGKKAVDGVVEVKIKKTGEMVEVRKEELESTLSILLNADKE